One window from the genome of Cryobacterium sp. GrIS_2_6 encodes:
- a CDS encoding substrate-binding domain-containing protein, protein MSVSVREVAATAGVSVGTVSNVLNRPDKVSPSTVERVQAAISQLGFVRNDAARQLRAGRSRSIGLVVLDVANPFFTDVARGAEDRAAEDGLTVLLGNSDENPGRQSAYLDLFEEQRVHGVLISPLGDVGDRLSRLRARGTPTVLVDREIADRSFSSVAVDDVAGGYLAVSHLAAIGRTRIAFVGGPQSIRQVVDRLEGARKAVAEHPGVVLETIDTDSLSVLQGRSVGEQLLARAAGERPDAVFAANDLLAMGVLQALNMLGDVRVPRDIALIGYDDIAFASAAVVPLSSIRQPSALIGYTAVDLLMREAEGGEDFEHEQIQFQPELIIRESTAG, encoded by the coding sequence ATGTCCGTAAGCGTGCGTGAGGTGGCCGCGACCGCCGGCGTGTCCGTCGGCACGGTGTCGAATGTGCTCAATCGCCCGGACAAGGTTTCCCCGAGCACCGTCGAACGCGTCCAGGCGGCGATCAGCCAACTCGGTTTCGTGCGCAACGACGCAGCCCGCCAATTGCGTGCCGGTCGCAGCCGGAGCATCGGCCTCGTCGTCCTCGACGTCGCCAACCCCTTTTTCACGGATGTCGCGCGCGGCGCCGAAGACCGCGCGGCCGAGGACGGCCTCACGGTGCTCCTCGGCAACAGCGACGAGAACCCGGGGCGCCAGAGCGCCTATCTCGACCTCTTCGAGGAACAGAGGGTGCACGGCGTGCTCATCTCACCCCTCGGGGACGTCGGCGACCGCCTCTCGCGGCTCCGCGCCCGCGGCACACCGACCGTGCTCGTGGACCGCGAGATCGCCGACCGGAGCTTCTCGTCCGTCGCCGTCGATGACGTGGCCGGCGGATACCTCGCCGTGAGCCACCTCGCCGCCATCGGACGCACCCGGATCGCCTTCGTCGGCGGCCCCCAGAGCATCCGCCAGGTCGTCGACCGGCTCGAGGGCGCCCGCAAGGCCGTTGCCGAGCACCCGGGGGTCGTCCTCGAGACGATCGACACGGACTCGCTCTCGGTGTTGCAGGGGCGATCCGTCGGCGAGCAGCTGCTCGCCCGGGCCGCGGGCGAACGCCCGGACGCCGTCTTCGCGGCCAACGACCTGCTCGCGATGGGCGTGCTCCAGGCGTTGAATATGCTCGGCGACGTACGGGTCCCCCGCGACATCGCCCTGATCGGATACGACGACATCGCCTTCGCGTCCGCTGCCGTTGTGCCGCTTTCGTCGATCCGCCAGCCGAGCGCCCTGATCGGGTACACCGCCGTCGACCTGCTGATGCGCGAGGCCGAGGGCGGCGAGGACTTCGAGCACGAGCAGATCCAGTTCCAGCCCGAGCTCATCATCCGCGAGTCGACCGCGGGCTGA